TACTTTGTCCTACTAAATGTTAAATTCACGACTATTGAGCTCATAATTCTTGTATCTTAACTATTTTGAAGAGCGATTACTACTACTTTAGGGTTAAAGATTATCTAACGTTGGTCTTAGCCATATGTTCATTCCTTCTATTGATGCATATTGAAACTTTTACTCGAAAGGCTTAGAGTGTCCCATGTCCAAATACAAATGGAAGGACTTGACGAAACTGAAGTCACCTAGCATGGCTTATGACTCGCCGCTTTCAGTGCTGTGTCATATAGATGTAAACTGTTTTTATGCCCAGGTAGAGGCTATCCGTTGTGGTTATACGAAAGAGGACCCTGTTGTGTGTGTTCAGTGGAACTCCATAGTGGCTGTCTCATACGCTGCTCGAAAATACGGTATCAGCAGAATGATTACGATTCAAGAAGCTATGAAAAAGACTGATAAATTGATTCCCATTCACACTGCTgttttcaagaagggcGAGGATTTCTGGCAGTATCATGATGGATGGGGACCTTGGAACCCTGACAAGGATAAAAGGCTGCCGTCTTCAGACTACAAGATATCTCTAGATCCATACCGGAGAGAGAGCCggaagatcttcaagatcttcacAGAGTATTGCGATTTGGCCGAGAAGGCGAGTGTGGATGAGGTATTCTTGGATATCGCAAGACTTTGCTTACAGAGCTTAATGTGTAGCGAGCAGCTCATACCAGGGAAGGAAAATCCCGAGACAATTCAGCTCATGCAGGCGAAATTCAAAGACGAAAGTTACGACGGAAACCAGTTTTTGCCGGCTGTACCCGGAGAACTTAAAGAGTTACCATTTATTGGAGACGTGTATAATCCCGAAGACCTACCATTAATCGAGGACTGGGATGATGTTCTCTTTGCCCTTGGATCGCGAATAGCACAAGAGCTTAGAGACGAAATTAAACAAACCCTTGGGTACACAACTTCCTGCGGGTTAGCAAGCACCAAGAATGTGTGTAAACTAGCGtccaatttcaagaagCCCGATGCACAGACTATAATCAAGAACAGCTGCGTGAATACCTTTCTGGATAACGGTAAATTCGAAATAACAACATTCTGGTCGCTAGGGGGAATACTGGGCAAGGAGCTCATCCAAATTCTGAAGTTGCCTCAGCAAGGTAGCAACGGCTATGTAAGAGAAAATTGGCCCACAAGAGATAGTCTCAGAAAGTCGCTGAGTAGAGCGGTCAGAGAATCTCCGTCTACTTCGAGCACCATAATCGACGCATCAAGAACAAATGAAATCGCCGACAAGCTTTATGATTTGGTTCGGGGACAGTACCGGGTTGCGGTGACGCCGCAGACGATTGTAAAATCAATGATGTCGAATAAAAATATGACTGGTCAGGCATGCAGTGGTTTGGCTGATTGCTTTTCTTGGCTCGAAGTCTTCGCTGGCGAGCTAGCTGGAAGAGTTCACGAGCTCGAGCAAGAATACGATAAGATAATACGACCGCGAACTATTCACATTTTGGTTAGAGCGAAATCGGGCGACACGCATAGCAAATCAGGTCCATTTGTTCAGAACGGTGCCAAGATAAGCAGTCAAGATCTTCTAAAAGCGGGAGCTAAGCTTGTGGCAGAGTTGGACGCTAAGTTCGCTCGAGGAAAGGAGCATTCATTCTACCCGTTAATAAACATTAATATGTCTATTTCCAATCTGGATGTTGTTGACTGCAGGAAATCTGTGATCGACATGTTCGGCAACCAAGCAAGCGTTCAGGGTCGACAAAGAAAGGCAAATGTGGGGAATAATCAGTCAGCTTCGCTTGCCAATGAACccttcaaagaaaattgGTGCGATGAGTGTAATAAAACTTTCGAGACGAGCCGGGAGTTTCAGGAGCATGCAGACTATCATATCGCTCTAGCCCTCTCTGAGAAAATGAACGGCACAAACGACTGCTCTAGGCGTCTAACCTTCGGCGAGAAACGGCTtttgatgagaagaaaCGCCCCGGAGCCACCAAGTAAGAGAAGATCCAAACCCAAGAGCAAGACCGCTGGGTCTTCGAGTGATatcttcaagtatttcaagaaagaatGACTCAATTTTCGCAAATATTTTGAAGGGAAGATTATTAAAGTTTATTTCAATTGATGGCAGACCTCAACTTCGAGCCGTTCATATATTATATTTTAACTCACGTTTTATGAACTGCCCAAGTCACATATTTATGAGTTTATCAAGCTGAGATGGCCGGGCTAAATTACCAAGTTACTAACAAAAGTAGGCGCCAAAAATACCTGCTAAGTGGCTGGTCAGTTATCCGATCTTATGTAATTGGGATCTGAGTAAACTAAAGCCCAAACGAAACATATAAAGGCACCCAGCACCCAGCAGAGTTGCGTTAGAATGCTGCTAGGACTTAAATAATGACGACGCTCCGTTGTATGCGATATTGACTATGAGTTTATCCAGCTTCATCAGCCCACCTAACTATTCGGCTTACCTCGAATGGTCATTCCAGCCCACGTTTAATACAACCTACGAACTATGGCTTCCATCTGACGACTATTCTCAAATCACCATTGAAATGCGTACGGAAAACGAGACTTTTGTTGACCGAGCTACTTATCAAATCTTTGGGCCTTTAGCTGAGTTCTATGCCAATTTGGATGAGGATCCTGAGCTGTCAAATACTTGGACCGCGTTCACAACGCAAACCTCTAGCCTTCATCGTGAATAAAGTGGGCGTGCGGATCACATTAGTGGCACTCTTGAGCACAGACTATGAGGAATGATACGCGATATGGCTTCTGGCCGAAATGGCTTTTGGTCATGTTTAATTTATCTTCTAATCCACTAAAATAGAGGTAAGAGGGAGCTCTAGCCAGGGAGCGTTGTGCCATGACGTGACTGATCTAACCTAATGGTGTAGTGGCTAGGCATGAAAAACCCTCTTTTGCGACTAGTATAAATGCCAGGTCCAAATGGTTGGTGTCTCTCTCTTGTTGCTGACATTGGCAAAGTGTCATCGAGATATGCGAGAACAAATGGTAGATCATGGAAAGATGACCGCTATATCTCGAGAAGGCAGACGGTGCGTTGACTGACGGCATCACTCGGTACCAGATAGTGAAAACGGTTTTGGGCATATTTGCTTTTTGAACGGAATATAGTGATAGCCAGAATGGGGACCAATTGTTGAGAAGGCAGCGGTGTTCTCTTTTCTGCACTGAATTTGAATCTCGGCAAGGGAATTTTGCTTTAATCTTACAACCTGCTTAGAACCCGGCAGTCCGCCGATAAGCGGTGTCAACCATCTTATTTTTCGACTAACACTATTGATGAGCTAGAGAGATTCTTGGACGGTTCACTATTCTCTTCTGGAGTAGACCGTGTATTATTCTCAGAATCTTTTCGTCTTCACTTGGAGACTGGTGGCATCCTCGACAGCTGCGTATCTGGTTTAGTCTCAATTTCACGGAGAATGTCCCTCCTGTCGAGAGCAGTGCTGGAAAGCCATTTCGCCCGTGTTTTGTTTGAAGATGTGGCGCTAGTAACGTACAGACGCTCTCCTCTACTCGGTCCTGTGGTGGACAGCCATCTCCAACTTGAACCTGGGCAATGTACAACTGAAGCAGATTTCGATCACCAGCAGACCCGGCCTGATCGATATTTATGGGTTCGTACCTTATGGCAGGAGCTCTACCTTCGCGAACTTTGGGATTGCGGGGCTCACCCGCCATTTAGACAGGTGTGATCATGAATTCTTCCCAAATTTCCGGTTGTAATTCCCATATTAGTTTCTGCAGATCTGGCCCGAGCCCATAAAGATGCGTTCGAGATCCCTCAATCTAAGATTGAGAATAGCGACGGTTaactctttgaagctggcatTGGAGCCTTCGAAACTCGACATTTTACAGCAGCCATTCACTTGGTCTAGTAAGTCGTGGATGGCGCTTTGGTGCAATGCTTCTGGTGAAGTTCCGCAAAATCTCTAGCAGTCGTACTCTAAGTGTGCCCACGAATAGTGGCGAAGTACTACTggcttcttcgtcttccaGGAAATTGGCAAGATGTTGAGGTCTTGTGAAATGCAACCGTTCAAGCGGTCACACATTTGCGGAGTAATATCATAACTATCAAAGGCCCTCTTCCTCCAACAGTCATTTGATGGCTATTGCGAGCGTCGTGGAATCCGGACATCCTAGTGGGTCCCTGTTCGACGGATGAACTTAAGCTAGGTCTGGAGCCGGTGTTGGGAGTCGTAACTATGCGCTACCAAGGGTAATAGTACGTTGGGCGTTTATTACTTAGCCTACAGTTCATCAGTCTATGGAATATTTGTCCTTCTCAGACCTCAACTCTAGCAGTACCCAACTAGATCCTTTTCGTGCTCCATCTCGACTTCAAGTGGATCGCAACCAAATGGTTAGAACCCATATAACTGACCACATATATTAGCATGACAGTATGCTTAAATGACTGAGCTGGAATTGTCCGCAACCAAAAAAATAATCATGTAATAATACGTTCTGATATTAAGTGACTCGGTTCTAGTTTTTAGCTCAATTAATCCTGGTTCTCTAGACCAGTTATTCAACTACTGAACTGTGTCAAGTCGGGACCTTTTAGACCAATGCTGACGATGTCGGTCCGATGGGCTAGATCTTCTAAGGCATTGCTCAGCCTCGAGCCTGGCCAGATCTGGTGTCTTATTTGGCGTCCATACTTCAACCGTGGTGTATTTCAACAGCTGTATGTTCATTTTAATATGTTATAAATCATGTAAGAGAACGATTTGGACATACTAACGCTGATGCGGTGTTTCACATTAGTATCAGACATATCCACTAGCCACGATGAGGTGCAGTCTGAAACATGAGGAGACAGCTTAGGAAGAGCTAGCACCAAGAAGTGCGGAGATCACGACCTCAAGTCATCATGGAAGTCCCCATTCGAAAGGCATAAATAGGAGCCAATGGACCCTAGTTAGAGAGTAAGCGTTCATTGTATAGAATTAAGCTTGAATTAAAGAAGCCTATCAATGCGCGAATAATCCACCAATAATACGGAAAAGTATTTTTTTAAAACTAACAGTTACTAGGCAACTTGGCCGAGTGGTTAAGGCGAAAGATTAGAAATCTTTTGGGCTCTGCCCGCGCAGGTTCGAGTCCTGCAGTTGTCGAATTTTTTTGCATTTTTACAACTTTCAGATCTAGATCCGAAACTACTATGGGAATGCTATTATCCTTGACAGTTTCAGAGATTAATGGCCGAGGTTAAGTGTAGAAGTTGACGAACCATCTCAACATCTTTTGACGATCTTCACTTAAAGGTTCTTTTTATAGTAAGGCGATCTCTATAGCTGTGCCGTATCTCGAAAAAATCGATGATCCCAGTACCTCACCGCCAGAAGAAGTCCTGCAATCAGCTCGCATACCATCATCGTGACTTAATCAGCCAGCAAAGTCGAGGACTGCTTCATATTGGCACGGGAAAGTTGTTCCAGGGTAGTTTAAGGCGTTTGCATGTTGCAAAACTACCTGTTGACACAACTTCTACTTCTCATTCTATTCCTTATATCTACGGCAAAAGGGCTGCCGTCTTCTGATGTTAACCGCTTTTCCAATGAAGAAACAACAGTCAATACTGTCACAGGTTCGAATGAAGCAAGTCTCTCAGGTACGACCGAAAACTACAGTTTACAGGGTCATGACCAGCAATCAACTCCTTTGGCAATTACGGGAGAACCAGTTAGTTCGAAAAGCTCCGATACTCCAGTGTACCTAGTTTCTTCACCAACAATGTCATACACAGACACAACGCTGCCCGGCAGTATGGCAGAAAATCCGCACTCTCAAGAGGCCGCCAGCCAgtctttcaaagtatcGTCAAAACAGGGCACTGCGACTCCTGATGTAACGTCTTCGCCGCCCGGAGACAGCATTACATCGAGCTCAGGCAAGCCTCCCAATGTACCAACTACTGAATCTTCTCAGACGACTTCTAGGGCTAGTCCTTCTTTCGAGAGTAGAGAGCCTCCTTCATCGCAAAGCGATGACGGCTCTTCCCGTACCTCATCTCTGATTGCAATATCCACGGAGGCAAATTTTGTCTCTTCAGGCTTCATCTCCCGTGCAGATTCGACGAGGAGTCCGGAACCGACCCAATCTGCAGCGATGGCCtattcaacttcatcgacgGTTACAGTACAGACGTCTTCCGTTGTGGGTAGGGCAAGTGATCTTCTCTCACTTGGTAAATCGACGCCAATTCCGACGACATCTCTTACTGAATCCGAAGCAGATGCATCATCTGAGACTGGTATGTTTCAAAGCCAGGTCGTTATAGAGGAGCTTTACGATTTTACAGAAACTGAGAGCGAGACGTCCAGCTCAACAGCTCAAGCTCCAGCGTTTTCATCTCTTGATGACTCATTAATTTCTACATCCACTCATGATACCCCCCTAGTCACTTCTAGCATTCCATCCACTTCGAAGTCAACCACTCTTCCTTCACTGGCGGGCGACACAACTAGCGGCCAATTTTCGTACATACCTGAATCTTCCTCTAAGCAGAGTTCGATTATTGAGCCTTCGACCTCAACAAGTGACGAGCCAGTGTCAGGCAGCTTCTCTAAAATGACAATTGATCTTGTGGCATCGGAAATAACTCCATGGGAGAGTTCCTCTGGTGCCACTTCAACAGTCCAAACTACTGAAGCTAGACAGCCAACAACCACATCCGTCATGGAACCAACAACAAGCAACCCTTTACAGCCGACTGAAGAAGGCAATCAGTATCGAACCGCAGGCTCGCCATCAAGTGATTTCGCGACAGCAGGCAGTCCCACACAGCAAACTGAGGAATTCACTCTATACTCAAGTGTACCGGGGAGCGGAACTTCTAGCGATGAGAAACTATCGATCTTCCTGATAACAACAGACTCAGCAAGTGAACCTTACCGTGAAACTACGTATTTTAGCGTTCCTCCAAGTTCAGAGCCCTCTTTCATAGCTACCGCGTCTTCGAATGAACTGCCAGTcccatcttcagcaagcTTAACAACAGAAAACGCTATATTTGCCACAACAGATATCACTAGCCAATCATCTGAAGATCATACCACTTTTCTGATTACCAAGGACTTACCTGatacagcttcttcagctaCTAGCGACACATCAGCGACCATTAACCCCCAATTTGTCTCTTTGAGCGACACAAGCAGTGTACCTTCATCAATTATCATTGAGCAGACAGTTAACACCGCATcatatctttcttcgccCACATTGAATTCTCCTACGATCACGAACTGGCCCGAAGCGACAAGCGTGGAATTAACCACAGAAGCAACTTCATCAGAATATTTGGCATCCACAATTGAGATCCACTCATCGCCAGTTCCGAATACTGATCATCCTACAGGACTTTCAGATTACAGAACAGAGAGTACAATTACCTACAGCGAAAACTCTCAAGATTTTACGCTTTTAAGCTCAATAAGACAGACTGAGGCTTCTTTCATCTCAAATGATGGCGAcacttcatcgatgaccGTGGGAACAACGACGGTTTCTCCTACCCCATAATTAACCGAAGTGAATAACCATTTCAGCTCCTTAGAGAGCTTAATGGAGTTGGATTCGCAAAGTACAGAACAGCCTAGTACGTTTGCAGCTTTAACACTCTCATCGTTGACTTCCCTTGCGCTAACAGTGACGCCTGGTATCTCTTCACTTCAAAGCTTGCCAACTACCGATTTAACAACAAAGCCGCAAGCATCAAGTTTGCACGATACTGGTAAAAGTGAGCCAATGAGCTTGATTCAAAGTACCATCCAACCAACCGCCTCAGCCTCTGGGATCGAACAGGTGAATTCCTACCAAGTTTCTGAGCCACGATCAACTAGCAGCAGTGCCACTACGGACATTCAGGCGAGCGCACCAATTTCGATATCCGGTAGCTTTGGGCAGGAATCAAAAACGGTCGATTCATTCGACAGCCTGCAACCAACCCGCCTCATTCATTCAAGTGCGAAACTCAGCGCCACTCCTTCTACCGCTTCAACCCAAGGAAGCCAAAACGGTGATTACAGTTTGACATCGACTAACGCCAGGTCAGAACCTTCAAGTGAAAGCGCAGTTTCGCCGGTCGGCTCCTCACAAGGCTCGGATGACTTGGCATATCCAAAATCTTCACAGGCAGCCACGGTCACGCAAAACTTGGGTATGACCACCGAGTCTATGGGTGCGTTGACTACAATTGCCGCCAGTAGCACCGCTTCTATGACCACAGGAACATGGTGGCTACcaagctcaattgaaatTCAATCACAAACTTCAAATGCAGGCACCTCGTCGTTCAACCCCAGCGTTACCGCCATCCTACCTCATGTTATAGCGCCACAAAGCACTGTTATTCCTGCACCAGGTACGACGAAAATTACTATAGGGTTTGATCGAGAATTGAACTTCGagtttcttgttgatcatCCTCAGAGTTCAGCCCAGATTTTCGCTTTCCTACCGTCTGTCCTGGTCTATCCTTTCAGCGCAAATCAAATCAAGGACTTCAATGGATCTAAAAACAGAAATGGCAAATTCATAGCAACATGTGTCCAAAGCGGTACAACGACAGTTGCACCCGACTCTTattctttccaagaaattgGGATTAACCTCAAACAAACCAACGAATATTCTTTTGTCAATGTGTCAGATGTGACAGTCATTGAAATCCAGCCAATGACTCTTAAACAGAGGAACTATCTGCTGTCTATAGCAGTCGTGTATTTTCCAGACGATTTCGTGTCCGAACTCCAAAGCTATATCACCAATACGACTTCTGGTTTATATCACAACCCGAATCCAACTCTCTACGCCCTTGCACAGCTGATTGATCCTTCAATACCGCTTACGGGGTTGGTGGATGGCTCAGCAGGCGGTTCCTCTCCAGTTTCCTCCCAGGATCCACACAGCCATTCGCAACCAGATgcttccaaagcttcaTCTAGCGATGGAGAATCGGGGAGCTTAGAGAGTACGGTGAATTCGCAAATCACTTTCGCCATAACGAAGAGGCTAGTAGCATATCTCATTTGCCTTGTCTTCGGCACGCTGCTATGGATTGTAGCGAGCCTTTTGATGCACAGGTATGTTCAAAATGTCAGGAACAGAGGCGCAAATATGCCCATTATCATCGAGGATTACGAAAAGCGAGAATATTTATCAGCTGATGTGACTAGCCTTCATTCTGCCATTAGCAGTGCACCAAACTGCAATGGCAATATCACTCAAAGAATCAACAAGGAAGCTGCTTCAGATCAACATTTGCCAGGAGATCTTGTAATAACAGGTGACAATACTGTTTACAGTGTTTCTCATGATTTGGAATATTATGTTGCTGAGGATGGCAGTTTCTATTATGCCGGCGCTTTGGACTCCACTACTGACGGAAATGAAAGTACTAAACATACTTCGCCCGATATGGAAGACATTGACGACTTTTTATACTCTGCCGAGCAGCAACGTTCAAGCCTGGCCATGAACGAAACTTCCTATGACATTGGAAGCCTTgagattgatgatgagggAAATTTCGTTGTATCTGACCCTAGTGAAGAGATCGAACCGATTGCACTCGAGACCGATAACTCAGAAACCGTCGAGTCCTATAACAATAGAAATCTCTACAAAATGACTGAGACTACGAACTCATACCAAAGCTCAAACGAAGCGGCTCAACCAACTGATACCCGGGAGGCCAGTGATCCTTCTTGGCCTATCCAACGTTTCGGCCACGGTTCTATAAGCAGAGCAGCTTATGGCACATATTCCACAGACAATAGTGACAATGTTGCTCAATACCTGCCTGGCGGCGATTCCATCGACGAATACCTGTATGATGGGCTGATCGATGACTTTTCCGCTAGCGGTCCCCTCGAAGTGCagattgatgaaatggaCGATGATGTTATTGATATTCACGTAAACGACCTGGACGAGCTCGACGAAGAGATGTACAGAAGACTATCCAAATTAATGGAACACCAACAAAACAATGAGAGCGGAAATCTCCATATTTCGAATGTCATCGCGGCCAAAGCGCAAAGAAGTGAGATaaagccaagaagcagtGGCAGACGCAATGACTTTCAATTTTAAGAAGAAGCATAAGTCGCTTATTCTGCAGAACAATGAAACACCCATTGTTCGTTGTAAATTAACTTTTGCATAATTAGCATAGAAAcatttgatcttttgaGAGATCATCACTGATGTCTGTAATGATGAACCTTTCTAAGAAGTGTCTTTTATAAGGCGTGTCGCATTAGGCCATCAAGCCATTAATCGCAATAAcaagaaagccattgaCTGAATGAGCAGATCAGGCTCACAAAGGACCAGCAAGCAGAATAATTGGCGGAGAAGCTTTAAAGCCTGCTTAAACTGCCGGGCACGCAAGGTCAAATGTGACCTAGGGCCATTAGATGCCCCGAACGACCCTCCATGTAGGAGATGTAGAAGGGAGGGCAAAGTATGTGAATTCTCAGAGGCTAGTAAACGAACCCTACGTGATAAGAGTATGAACCTTATCAATTCGGAGACTAATGATGACTCTGACGGCTGGCGAACAGCGATCGTTGGTATGATAAACGGTAATCGAGGAACTCCGAATAATGCACATAATATATCAAGCTCTGGTCTCAAATGGAAGTTCGATACCAATTCGATGCAGAGTGCTTTAGTGTTTCTGGCGAAAGCTGCCGGCTCAGTCGCGAAGCAGGATGATTCAATGACGCAATTGGATCGCCAAGCCATGTCGAGCGCTTCCAGCGGTGCTCAGCAGGGCAGCTTAATCTCTAACGTTTCTTTGAGCATTTCAGATGATAGTACTGCCGTTTCCCTGCAAGATATCGATACGTCAAGCGAGAGAGCTGCCCCactcatcaagaagctcagtAGCGTGAGACCAAAGTCTTCAAGGAGGCTTACAGATATTCAGTACATTGGGCCTGGTAAACTTATAACTGAGGATGAAGCGGTGAAGCTAATTGAGGTCTTTTTTCTAACTATGCATCCATTCTTTCCTCATATCCCGCTTCAGTTGCATGATCCTAGAGAACTGGTTAGGTATCCGCTATTGTTATGTGCAATAATTACCATCTCGGCAAGATACCATGCGTTCCATGAAATAGGATTGAAAGATGACGATAGTCATCGCCGTCACATCAAGGTTCATGAGCAGCTGTGGGTTAACTGCCAAAAGCTCATATCCAAGACGATATGGGCCGAGGCTAGTACAAGGTCCATAGGTACTGTGCTTgcatttcttctcttcacTGAATGGAACCCCAGGGCCATTCATTGGAATTGGCCTGACTACGCCAATCAAGGTGATGATGCACAGAATTCCAGGATGGAAGTGTCCGAGTGGTCGAACACGGAAGGTGATGGCGGACTCAGCGGCATGGCAGCGATCAGGCGCAGTGACAGGATGAACTGGATGCTTACTGGCACTGCGGTGCGGCTGGCCCAGGATATGGGTCTCTTGGAGATCAGCGGCAAGATATTTACCGCCGCACACATAGCGGAGACATACACAGCAATG
Above is a genomic segment from Torulaspora globosa chromosome 1, complete sequence containing:
- the RAD30 gene encoding DNA-directed DNA polymerase eta (ancestral locus Anc_5.523), producing the protein MSKYKWKDLTKLKSPSMAYDSPLSVLCHIDVNCFYAQVEAIRCGYTKEDPVVCVQWNSIVAVSYAARKYGISRMITIQEAMKKTDKLIPIHTAVFKKGEDFWQYHDGWGPWNPDKDKRLPSSDYKISLDPYRRESRKIFKIFTEYCDLAEKASVDEVFLDIARLCLQSLMCSEQLIPGKENPETIQLMQAKFKDESYDGNQFLPAVPGELKELPFIGDVYNPEDLPLIEDWDDVLFALGSRIAQELRDEIKQTLGYTTSCGLASTKNVCKLASNFKKPDAQTIIKNSCVNTFLDNGKFEITTFWSLGGILGKELIQILKLPQQGSNGYVRENWPTRDSLRKSLSRAVRESPSTSSTIIDASRTNEIADKLYDLVRGQYRVAVTPQTIVKSMMSNKNMTGQACSGLADCFSWLEVFAGELAGRVHELEQEYDKIIRPRTIHILVRAKSGDTHSKSGPFVQNGAKISSQDLLKAGAKLVAELDAKFARGKEHSFYPLININMSISNLDVVDCRKSVIDMFGNQASVQGRQRKANVGNNQSASLANEPFKENWCDECNKTFETSREFQEHADYHIALALSEKMNGTNDCSRRLTFGEKRLLMRRNAPEPPSKRRSKPKSKTAGSSSDIFKYFKKE
- the HKR1 gene encoding Hkr1p (ancestral locus Anc_5.524), with translation MELDSQSTEQPSTFAALTLSSLTSLALTVTPGISSLQSLPTTDLTTKPQASSLHDTGKSEPMSLIQSTIQPTASASGIEQVNSYQVSEPRSTSSSATTDIQASAPISISGSFGQESKTVDSFDSLQPTRLIHSSAKLSATPSTASTQGSQNGDYSLTSTNARSEPSSESAVSPVGSSQGSDDLAYPKSSQAATVTQNLGMTTESMGALTTIAASSTASMTTGTWWLPSSIEIQSQTSNAGTSSFNPSVTAILPHVIAPQSTVIPAPGTTKITIGFDRELNFEFLVDHPQSSAQIFAFLPSVLVYPFSANQIKDFNGSKNRNGKFIATCVQSGTTTVAPDSYSFQEIGINLKQTNEYSFVNVSDVTVIEIQPMTLKQRNYLLSIAVVYFPDDFVSELQSYITNTTSGLYHNPNPTLYALAQLIDPSIPLTGLVDGSAGGSSPVSSQDPHSHSQPDASKASSSDGESGSLESTVNSQITFAITKRLVAYLICLVFGTLLWIVASLLMHRYVQNVRNRGANMPIIIEDYEKREYLSADVTSLHSAISSAPNCNGNITQRINKEAASDQHLPGDLVITGDNTVYSVSHDLEYYVAEDGSFYYAGALDSTTDGNESTKHTSPDMEDIDDFLYSAEQQRSSLAMNETSYDIGSLEIDDEGNFVVSDPSEEIEPIALETDNSETVESYNNRNLYKMTETTNSYQSSNEAAQPTDTREASDPSWPIQRFGHGSISRAAYGTYSTDNSDNVAQYLPGGDSIDEYLYDGLIDDFSASGPLEVQIDEMDDDVIDIHVNDLDELDEEMYRRLSKLMEHQQNNESGNLHISNVIAAKAQRSEIKPRSSGRRNDFQF